AGCCGTGTAGTAAATCAGGATGGTTACCATAAAAATGGCAATGATCCAAAAGCCGGTGTATAACCCTTTTTTGGTCATGAACTTGTCCAGTAACGATTGTTTCATAGATGTAATTTTTTAATGAACAATAATTGATTTTATTTATTTAGGTAATTAAATTCTTTATTTGGGGCTTGAAAATTTGTTTTCATACATGTAGGGGTTAGAACTTTTTAATTTTTTTGCTTTTCAGGTCGGCAATGGTCATGGTGTTCAGTAGGTTGAGCATTTGTTCGCGGATGGGGGCGTAGGCTTCGTGTAAGCTGCACGGATTTTCATCGCTGCAATCCTGAAATCCGAGCAGACAGCCGGTGTATTTGTCCATGCCTTCTACTGCATCAATAATTTCGGACAGGTGGATGGCGTTGGCATTTTTGCCGAAAACATATCCGCCTTCGCGCCCCTGGATACTTTTAATAAAACCTTTCTTGGCCATGTCGGTCATTAAGCGGCGCAGGTATTTGTCAGGAATGTGTAACTGCTCGGCAAGGTAACGGGCAGAGAAAACCTGCATTTCCGAGTTTATCATGAAACTCAGGATGCGCAACGCATATTCCGCTGTTTTAGAAAGTCTCATTTAAATACTATATTCAAGTAGCAATTGCAAATATATAATTTTTTTAAATTATCGCATGTTGATAGAAAATTTTTTTAATCAACAGTAGTTAAATTAGTTTGGTGATTGTTGTTTTTGTATTTAAAATACTACTAAAATATAGTATTAAAATTTGAAAATAAAGATGCCGGATCGATAAGAAGGGCATCCGGTTTAAAACCGGATGCCTATGCCACATCGAACATTAAACGGATTGCCGGGGGTGTAATGCAGTTCGTCCACCGGTTTCTTTTCCCATTTCATCCGGCTTTCGGTGTCAAACTGGGCTTCATTCCATTCGGTGTTCAGCAGGTTTTCGATGGTAACTGAGAAGGTGTATTTTTTCAGATGGTAAGAGGCCCCGAAATTGACAAGGGTGTAGCCGAGTGCTCTTACGGTGTTGTCTTCGTTGGCCGGCCGGCTTCCGATATGGATGGTACGCAGCGACACGTCGAAGCCGTGAAAATTCATCATGGTCAGTCCGCCGGTCAGGGTAAAATTGGGTGCCAGCGGGATATAGTTTTTGCCTTCCGGAAGATCGTTGATTCTGCCGCGCGAAAGGGTAAGGTCGGCATCGGCCCACAGCCACGGGGTTAATTTTAGCCTTCCTTCGAAATCGAGTCCCATCCGCTGTGTGGGATTGCTCAACTCAGAATATCCGCCGTCGCCGGCATAGACAAATTCTTTGTCGAGATACATGTACCACAGGGCAATGCCGATATTTAGTTTTCTGAACAGTTCGGCACGTAAACCGGTTTCGGCGCCGTAAGCTCTTGGCATGGTGCCGGTAAATTGCTGTTGCGGGTCGAAATTGTGTTTTATCAGCCATTCGGATATTTCCTGTTCGGAATATCCTTCGCGAAGTTTTACCTGCTCGATTTCTTTGGCCTTTTGGGTGAAAATAACATTTCGGGCGTCGTTGGAATGAAATCCTGTTCCGGCATTCAGATAAATATCCACCTGTGCCGACGGGCTATATACCACGTTGAACTTTGGATTCAACATCGCCTGCTGGGCGTATCCCGACGCATGCGGCAAGCCGTTTGACAGCGTGTCGTTGGCATTGCCGAGGTGGTCGTCCACATCGTAGGTGATGTAATCGCCGCGCAGCCCCACTTCAATTCGCCAGTGAATGTTGAAAATGATTTTACTTTGCGCCCAGACAAACAGGTTGGTCTGATTGATGGTGGCGTTGGATAATGCGTTCATCCGAATCCGGTTCGGGCTGTGCCACAGGGCG
The sequence above is drawn from the Candidatus Sulfidibacterium hydrothermale genome and encodes:
- a CDS encoding RrF2 family transcriptional regulator, which codes for MRLSKTAEYALRILSFMINSEMQVFSARYLAEQLHIPDKYLRRLMTDMAKKGFIKSIQGREGGYVFGKNANAIHLSEIIDAVEGMDKYTGCLLGFQDCSDENPCSLHEAYAPIREQMLNLLNTMTIADLKSKKIKKF